One stretch of Corvus hawaiiensis isolate bCorHaw1 chromosome 1, bCorHaw1.pri.cur, whole genome shotgun sequence DNA includes these proteins:
- the BRCA1 gene encoding breast cancer type 1 susceptibility protein isoform X2 translates to MDFSVITVGHVQNVLSAMQKTLECPICLDVVQEPVSTKCDHIFCRFCMFKLISKKKKGVAECPLCKTEVTKRSLKENSRFKQLIEGLLETIRAFELDTGVKFLKSHRFPKTSTEATAPESLCKESSVIQSKGFRNRRKSAKGNGQENCTLQEANVNIQLTETKTCGPRNKPQKCDSSKGIYMEFGSESSEEFFKQASKTGFEDKAADQISSQERLEELESAEKGSENSCNVQPDKLCAKEITLPNIIGKRDFSKEGLSEKSTRSITECAKPDQVNVTECQSSALNVLAVDLLPEQRDRIGAASPTVNGDTSFFKNSEEMGGKQTQCNSKNQEFDSEDSSEGRLDKNKEMDADVQNVEAVEAYEPENDSSHDKELPLEKLHQPETLHSATLNKVSKKRLKRSIQKVNEWFSKSNEILSSSSSLDESAVSADVSGEGDLCLSDKESCISEKTDPMVDSMEIAAVEGNKRWSKKQTADDIKDKIFGKTYKRERKSNPPSALKDILPTTRKEDVAADKCLNNFSKDRLKRKRKTACVLQPEDFIKKKDTEEADGGPQSVNCCLGDAEKKRCDESVAVNESHLSQNRANNTLTELEEAGGSTWKKATEEVTGKHCDGELEVYNCDQKSTKKRSSAAKRCRHSSRTMCALQLVVDRSSVFPDPAEPQIDSYPSSGEPRKVDSEQKQVRRSRRLQLLTEEMTKETRKGLMGARKSNSDHGRCASGGQRNVVTDSAECKDLCEPRDTLSYKPATNLKGGDLEANEMQVSLKNLSDTAETGKSLFSPSRQPSNCGPTAPHTSSQDREIQGSPLLLQPPSVTAVQTASHQTEETTESHTAFPQECGHDSQSVPGDFKTDKLPMAKNVLELTKEAEDSELDTQYLRNIFRHSKRSSFSLFQTPRQAHAVEGPASETLSCAAQGENKHSKQLQPESLQEEKTAAQSLSRVSEQEKLKTCESAHVDCVSSFVVSTGEHRNYISQAAGEGTLAAVTRTGTAQTEDKTRLLQEEQGHEKPVSTEIGIESELRQNAMKNRSQSDQSNTEKHDSKEMDLNTGQETGFSSESNQAGETEVVDCKGPTLHFQSKSVICPAACQQSPAEFSCVVTRTKSSKRERKCVKGNEEQAAQTVSTAMPECLAAEALEEPLRGNSDLTGLSETPDGLLCSDVEENTSLCEADRKEQSAVFVKSDNALGKELHNRNASSKPRSRGIHKSRRRVQKLPSSDEESCEDEDLPCFQTLIFSKSASTPLQSDKQMTSVVESPVSPNTFPHGVSNDDNVVQKVPEAAQSNVCVSPSQESECSVNLFSSQSNMSEESVNGAQELKKHLPEAHVSKQMSSVNDSEETFQNCDGGLKRTEDECQEDPDMGANLGEASGYDSEISIVEDSCGPLSQGEILTTQQKNAMQNSLKKLQQEMAVLEAVLKQHGSQNCEALPVHREPPHAGTEGTFEMDQMREGKRSPELLLPSSKSSSTQRSDLEKGLECDSVLKNESPSEKTKPVQEAVQEYRQCQLEAENAEEQKSGTRQNSTSVSSDLFGNVTQSPNNSSSSVGLFTPQTAEATDEPVIPQNTDKSCGPGHKLKKRVCFPAPVLDNVTGKENATSPVVTKRKEMSIVASGLNHSELLVVQKFVKKTQSTLSNHITEGTTHVIMKTDEELVCERTLKYFLGIAGGKWVVSYQWIIQSFKERRILDEENFEVRGDVINGRNHQGPKRARQALTEKIFKDFEICCYGPVTDMTTEHLEWMVELCGASVVKQPDLFTHTANSTAVVVVQPDAWKENTDYRAIHQQNNVAVVTREWVLDSVACYECQEFGAYLMS, encoded by the exons ATGGACTTCTCAGTGATCACTGTTGGGCACGTACAAAATGTGCTTTCAGCTATGCAGAAGACCTTGGAGTGCCCAATATG ttTGGATGTGGTCCAAGAGCCTGTTTCAACAAAATGTGATCACATATTCTGCAG GTTCTGCATGTTCAAACTtatcagtaaaaagaaaaaaggtgtggCAGAGTGTCCTCTGTGTAAGACTGAAGTTACCAAGAG AAGTCTGAAAGAAAATTCCAGATTTAAGCAACTAATTGAAGGATTATTGGAGACTATCCGTGCTTTTGAGCTTGACACTGGAGTGAAGT TTTTAAAGAGTCATCGCTTTCCTAAAACATCCACGGAAGCCACTGCTCCTGAGTCCCTGTGTAAAGAAAGTTCTGTCATCCAAAGTAAGGGCttcagaaacaggagaaaaagtgCTAAAGGGAATGGACAAGAAAACTGCACCTTG CAGGAGGCTAATGTGAATATTCAGCTCACAGAGACCAAAACGTGTGGTCCAAGAAACAAACCCCAGAAATGTGACTCTTCAAAGGGTATTTATATGGAGTTTG GCTCTGAATCATCTGAAGAGTTTTTTAAACAGGCAAGCAAAACTGG GTTTGAAGACAAAGCAGCAGATCAGATTTCTTCTCAAGAAAGGCTAGAAGAACTTGAGAGTGCTGAGAAAGGGAGTGAAAATTCTTGCAACGTGCAGCCTGACAAGCTGTGTGCTAAAGAAATAACACTACCAAATATCATAG GTAAAAGGGATTTCTCAAAGGAAGGCTTGAGCGAGAAAAGCACTCGGAGCATCACTGAATGTGCCAAACCTGACCAAGTGAATGTGACTGAATGCCAGAGTTCTGCTTTAAATGTTCTTGCTGTAGACCTACTCCCAGAGCAGCGTGACAGAATAGGTGCTGCCAGTCCCACAGTGAACGGGGACACATCATTCTTTAAGAACTCAGAAGAAATGGGTGGAAAGCAAACCCAGTGCAACAGTAAAAACCAAGAGTTTGATTCAGAAGATAGCTCAGAGGGCAGGCTGGATAAAAACAAGGAAATGGATGCTGATGTACAAAATGTGGAAGCTGTAGAGGCATATGAACCTGAGAATGACTCTTCCCATGACAAAGAGCTTCCTCTGGAGAAGCTACACCAGCCAGAGACACTTCACTCTGCCACCCTGAATAAAGTCTCCAAGAAGAGACTGAAGCGGAGCATTCAGAAAGTCAATGAATGGTTTTCAAAAAGCAATGAGATTCTGTCTTCCAGTTCTTCCCTGGATGAGTCTGCTGTATCAGCTGATGTTTCAGGTGAAGGAGATCTGTGTTTATCAGATAAAGAGTcctgtatttcagaaaagaCTGACCCTATGGTAGATTCCATGGAAATTGCAGCAGTTGAAGGAAACAagaggtggtcaaaaaaacaaacagcagatgacatcaaagacaaaatatttggaaaaacatACAAGAGAGAGAGGAAATCAAATCCCCCTTCTGCCTTAAAAGACATTTTACCTACTACAAGAAAGGAAGATGTGGCTGCTGATAAGTGCCTGAATAATTTCAGCAAAGACAGACTCAAACGAAAAAGGAAGACTGCCTGTGTCCTGCAACCTGAGGATTTCATCAAGAAAAAAGATACAGAAGAAGCAGATGGGGGCCCTCAAAGTGTTAATTGCTGCCTTGGAGatgctgaaaagaaaagatgTGATGAAAGTGTTGCTGTTAATGAGAGTCACCTTTCTCAGAATAGAGCAAATAATACACTAACAGAACTTGAAGAAGCAGGAGGATCCACATGGAAGAAAGCTACTGAGGAGGTCACTGGCAAGCACTGTGATGGGGAACTAGAAGTGTATAACTGTGATcagaaaagcaccaaaaaaagaagTTCTGCAGCAAAAAGATGCAGGCATTCTAGTAGAACTATGTGTGCTCTACAGTTAGTAGTGGATAGAAGCTCTGTTTTCCCTGATCCAGCTGAGCCACAGATTGATAGCTATCCAAGCAGTGGAGAGCCCAGGAAAGTCGATTCTGAGCAAAAGCAAGTCAGACGCAGCAGAAGGCTTCAGTTACTTACTGAGGAAATgacaaaagaaacaagaaaaggacTAATGGGAGCAAGAAAGAGTAACAGTGATCATGGAAGGTGTGCCTCTGGAGGCCAAAGGAATGTGGTAACTGACTCTGCTGAATGCAAAGACCTGTGTGAGCCTCGAGATACGTTGAGTTACAAGCCAGCCACTAATTTGAAAGGAGGTGATCTGGAAGCAAATGAAATGCAGGTTAGTCTAAAGAATTTATCTGACACTGCAGAAACTGGGAAAAGTCTGTTCAGTCCTTCACGTCAGCCTTCAAACTGTGGTCCCACTGCACCTCACACAAGTTCTCAAGACAGAGAAATACAAGGTAGCCCTCTCCTCCTGCAACCTCCTTCAGTGACTGCTGTGCAAACTGCTTCTCACCAGACTGAAGAGACGACTGAATCACATACTGCCTTTCCCCAGGAGTGTGGGCATGATTCACAGAGTGTTCCAGGAGACTTCAAAACTGACAAGTTGCCAATGGCTAAAAATGTTTTGGAGTTGACTAAGGAGGCTGAAGACAGTGAATTAGACACGCAGTATCTGCGAAATATATTTAGGCATTCAAAGCGCTCATCCTTTAGCCTTTTTCAGACTCCCAGGCAGGCACATGCAGTGGAAGGTCCTGCTTCTGAAACTTTATcatgtgctgctcagggagaaaataaacataGCAAACAATTACAACCAGAAAGCTtgcaagaagagaaaacagctgCTCAAAGCTTGAGCAGGGTTTCTGAGCAAGAGAAGCTTAAGACCTGTGAGTCTGCCCATGTTGATTGTGTGTCTTCCTTTGTTgtcagcacaggagagcacaGGAATTATAtttcacaggctgcaggggaagggactctggCAGCAGTGACAAGAACAGGGACTGCTCAGACTGAGGACAAAACCAGATTGCTACAAGAAGAGCAGGGCCATGAAAAGCCAGTGTCAACTGAGATAGGGATAGAAAGTGAGTTGAGACAGAATGCCATGAAAAATAGAAGCCAGAGTGATCAGAGTAACACAGAGAAGCATGATTCCAAAGAAATGGATTTAAACACAGGCCAGGAAACAGGCTTCAGTTCAGAAAGCAATCAAGCAGGAGAGACTGAAGTTGTTGATTGCAAAGGACCAACTCTACATTTTCAATCCAAATCAGTTATTTGTCCTGCAGCTTGTCAGCAAAGCCCTGCTGAATTCAGCTGTGTAGTCACTAGGACAAAAAgtagcaaaagagaaagaaaatgtgtaaagGGGAATGAAGAACAAGCAGCCCAAACTGTTAGCACAGCAATGCCTGAGTGTTTAGCTGCAGAGGCTCTAGAAGAACCTCTTAGAGGGAACAGTGATCTTACAGGTTTGTCTGAAACTCCTGATGGCTTGCtgtgctctgatgttgaagAGAACACCAGCTTATGTGAAGCTGATAGGAAAGAGCAATCTGCAGTGTTTGTAAAAAGTGACAATGCCCTGGGAAAAGAACTGCACAATAGAAATGCAAGTTCTAAGCCAAGATCTCGAGGCATTCACAAGTCTCGAAGGCGAGTGCAGAAACTGCCATCTTCAGATGAAGAGTCCTGCGAGGATGAAGACTTACCATGCTTTCAGACGTTAATCTTCAGCAAATCAGCAAGCACACCTTTGCAGAGTGATAAACAAATGACATCTGTGGTAGAGTCTCCAGTGAGTCCCAACACGTTTCCTCACGGTGTGAGTAATGATGACAATGTTGTGCAGAAAGTGCCTGAAGCTGCCCAAAGTAACGTGTGTGTTTCACCAAGCCAGGAATCAGAATGCTCTGTCAacttattttcttcccagtcCAACATGTCTGAAGAATCAGTTAATGGAGCACAAGAGCTGAAGAAGCATTTACCAGAAGCTCATGTATCCAAACAAATGAGCAGTGTGAATGACAGTGAAGAGACTTTCCAAAATTGTGATGGAGGGCTGAAGAGAACTGAAGATGAATGCCAAGAAGACCCAGACATGGGAGCAAACCTAG GTGAAGCATCTGGATACGACAGCGAAATAAGTATTGTAGAAGATTCATGTGGACCACTCTCTCAGGGTGAAATCCTCACTACACAG CAAAAGAATGCTATGCAAAATAGCCTGAAAAAGCTTCAGCAGGAAATGGCTGTGCTTGAAGCAGTGCTAAAGCAGCATGGAAGTCAGAACTGTGAAGCTTTACCTGTCCATAGGGAACCGCCACATGCTGGTACTGAAGGAACATTTGAAATGGATCaaatgagagaaggaaaaag GTCTCCAGAATTGTTGCTTCCATCTTCTAAATCATCTTCAACACAGAGATCAGATCTGGAGAAAGGCCTTGAGTGTGACAGTGTTCTAAAGAATGAAAGTCCCTCTGAAAAGACAAAACCTGTGCAGGAAGCAGTGCAAGAATACAGGCAGTGTCAGCTTGAAGCAG aaaatgcagaggagcagaaatcTGGGACCAGGCAAAACAGCACATCTGTCTCATCAGATCTTTTTGGAAATGTGACCCAGAGTCCAAATAACTCTTCCTCTTCTGTAGGGCTTTTTACCCCTCAAACTGCAGAAGCCACAGATGAGCCTGTCATACCTCAGAACACTGATAAAAGCTGTGGCCCAGGACACAAATTGAAGAAAcgtgtttgttttcctgcacCTGTTCTGGACAATGtaactgggaaagaaaatgctACAAGTCCAGTTGTGACTAAGAGGAAGGAGATGTCAATTGTGGCATCAGGTCTGAATCACAGTGAGCTT TTGGTGGTCCAGAAGTTTGTGAAAAAAACTCAGAGCACTTTATCTAATCACATTACCGAAGGAACAACCCATGTCATAATGAAAACAG ATGAGGAGCTGGTGTGTGAACGGACACTGAAGTACTTCCTGGGCATTGCAGGAGGAAAATGGGTAGTTAGTTATCAGT GGATAATTCagtcttttaaagaaagaaggatACTGGATGAG GAGAACTTTGAAGTTCGAGGAGATGTAATCAATGGGCGGAACCACCAAGGTCCTAAGAGGGCCAGACAGGCTCTGACTGAAAAG ATCTTTAAAGACTTTGAGATCTGTTGCTATGGACCTGTCACTGATATGACTACAG AACATCTGGAGTGGATGGTGGAGCTGTGTGGTGCCTCTGTGGTGAAGCAGCCTGATCTGTTCACACACACAGCA AATTCTACTGCTGTTGTGGTTGTGCAGCCAGATGCCTGGAAGGAAAACACGGATTATAGAG CAATCCACCAGCAGAACAACGTTGCCGTGGTAACTCGGGAATGGGTCTTGGACAGTGTGGCTTGCTATGAGTGCCAGGAGTTCGGTGCTTACCTCATGTCCTAA
- the BRCA1 gene encoding breast cancer type 1 susceptibility protein isoform X1, whose protein sequence is MDFSVITVGHVQNVLSAMQKTLECPICLDVVQEPVSTKCDHIFCRFCMFKLISKKKKGVAECPLCKTEVTKRSLKENSRFKQLIEGLLETIRAFELDTGVKFLKSHRFPKTSTEATAPESLCKESSVIQSKGFRNRRKSAKGNGQENCTLEANVNIQLTETKTCGPRNKPQKCDSSKGIYMEFGSESSEEFFKQASKTGFEDKAADQISSQERLEELESAEKGSENSCNVQPDKLCAKEITLPNIIGKRDFSKEGLSEKSTRSITECAKPDQVNVTECQSSALNVLAVDLLPEQRDRIGAASPTVNGDTSFFKNSEEMGGKQTQCNSKNQEFDSEDSSEGRLDKNKEMDADVQNVEAVEAYEPENDSSHDKELPLEKLHQPETLHSATLNKVSKKRLKRSIQKVNEWFSKSNEILSSSSSLDESAVSADVSGEGDLCLSDKESCISEKTDPMVDSMEIAAVEGNKRWSKKQTADDIKDKIFGKTYKRERKSNPPSALKDILPTTRKEDVAADKCLNNFSKDRLKRKRKTACVLQPEDFIKKKDTEEADGGPQSVNCCLGDAEKKRCDESVAVNESHLSQNRANNTLTELEEAGGSTWKKATEEVTGKHCDGELEVYNCDQKSTKKRSSAAKRCRHSSRTMCALQLVVDRSSVFPDPAEPQIDSYPSSGEPRKVDSEQKQVRRSRRLQLLTEEMTKETRKGLMGARKSNSDHGRCASGGQRNVVTDSAECKDLCEPRDTLSYKPATNLKGGDLEANEMQVSLKNLSDTAETGKSLFSPSRQPSNCGPTAPHTSSQDREIQGSPLLLQPPSVTAVQTASHQTEETTESHTAFPQECGHDSQSVPGDFKTDKLPMAKNVLELTKEAEDSELDTQYLRNIFRHSKRSSFSLFQTPRQAHAVEGPASETLSCAAQGENKHSKQLQPESLQEEKTAAQSLSRVSEQEKLKTCESAHVDCVSSFVVSTGEHRNYISQAAGEGTLAAVTRTGTAQTEDKTRLLQEEQGHEKPVSTEIGIESELRQNAMKNRSQSDQSNTEKHDSKEMDLNTGQETGFSSESNQAGETEVVDCKGPTLHFQSKSVICPAACQQSPAEFSCVVTRTKSSKRERKCVKGNEEQAAQTVSTAMPECLAAEALEEPLRGNSDLTGLSETPDGLLCSDVEENTSLCEADRKEQSAVFVKSDNALGKELHNRNASSKPRSRGIHKSRRRVQKLPSSDEESCEDEDLPCFQTLIFSKSASTPLQSDKQMTSVVESPVSPNTFPHGVSNDDNVVQKVPEAAQSNVCVSPSQESECSVNLFSSQSNMSEESVNGAQELKKHLPEAHVSKQMSSVNDSEETFQNCDGGLKRTEDECQEDPDMGANLGEASGYDSEISIVEDSCGPLSQGEILTTQQKNAMQNSLKKLQQEMAVLEAVLKQHGSQNCEALPVHREPPHAGTEGTFEMDQMREGKRSPELLLPSSKSSSTQRSDLEKGLECDSVLKNESPSEKTKPVQEAVQEYRQCQLEAENAEEQKSGTRQNSTSVSSDLFGNVTQSPNNSSSSVGLFTPQTAEATDEPVIPQNTDKSCGPGHKLKKRVCFPAPVLDNVTGKENATSPVVTKRKEMSIVASGLNHSELLVVQKFVKKTQSTLSNHITEGTTHVIMKTDEELVCERTLKYFLGIAGGKWVVSYQWIIQSFKERRILDEENFEVRGDVINGRNHQGPKRARQALTEKIFKDFEICCYGPVTDMTTEHLEWMVELCGASVVKQPDLFTHTANSTAVVVVQPDAWKENTDYRAIHQQNNVAVVTREWVLDSVACYECQEFGAYLMS, encoded by the exons ATGGACTTCTCAGTGATCACTGTTGGGCACGTACAAAATGTGCTTTCAGCTATGCAGAAGACCTTGGAGTGCCCAATATG ttTGGATGTGGTCCAAGAGCCTGTTTCAACAAAATGTGATCACATATTCTGCAG GTTCTGCATGTTCAAACTtatcagtaaaaagaaaaaaggtgtggCAGAGTGTCCTCTGTGTAAGACTGAAGTTACCAAGAG AAGTCTGAAAGAAAATTCCAGATTTAAGCAACTAATTGAAGGATTATTGGAGACTATCCGTGCTTTTGAGCTTGACACTGGAGTGAAGT TTTTAAAGAGTCATCGCTTTCCTAAAACATCCACGGAAGCCACTGCTCCTGAGTCCCTGTGTAAAGAAAGTTCTGTCATCCAAAGTAAGGGCttcagaaacaggagaaaaagtgCTAAAGGGAATGGACAAGAAAACTGCACCTTG GAGGCTAATGTGAATATTCAGCTCACAGAGACCAAAACGTGTGGTCCAAGAAACAAACCCCAGAAATGTGACTCTTCAAAGGGTATTTATATGGAGTTTG GCTCTGAATCATCTGAAGAGTTTTTTAAACAGGCAAGCAAAACTGG GTTTGAAGACAAAGCAGCAGATCAGATTTCTTCTCAAGAAAGGCTAGAAGAACTTGAGAGTGCTGAGAAAGGGAGTGAAAATTCTTGCAACGTGCAGCCTGACAAGCTGTGTGCTAAAGAAATAACACTACCAAATATCATAG GTAAAAGGGATTTCTCAAAGGAAGGCTTGAGCGAGAAAAGCACTCGGAGCATCACTGAATGTGCCAAACCTGACCAAGTGAATGTGACTGAATGCCAGAGTTCTGCTTTAAATGTTCTTGCTGTAGACCTACTCCCAGAGCAGCGTGACAGAATAGGTGCTGCCAGTCCCACAGTGAACGGGGACACATCATTCTTTAAGAACTCAGAAGAAATGGGTGGAAAGCAAACCCAGTGCAACAGTAAAAACCAAGAGTTTGATTCAGAAGATAGCTCAGAGGGCAGGCTGGATAAAAACAAGGAAATGGATGCTGATGTACAAAATGTGGAAGCTGTAGAGGCATATGAACCTGAGAATGACTCTTCCCATGACAAAGAGCTTCCTCTGGAGAAGCTACACCAGCCAGAGACACTTCACTCTGCCACCCTGAATAAAGTCTCCAAGAAGAGACTGAAGCGGAGCATTCAGAAAGTCAATGAATGGTTTTCAAAAAGCAATGAGATTCTGTCTTCCAGTTCTTCCCTGGATGAGTCTGCTGTATCAGCTGATGTTTCAGGTGAAGGAGATCTGTGTTTATCAGATAAAGAGTcctgtatttcagaaaagaCTGACCCTATGGTAGATTCCATGGAAATTGCAGCAGTTGAAGGAAACAagaggtggtcaaaaaaacaaacagcagatgacatcaaagacaaaatatttggaaaaacatACAAGAGAGAGAGGAAATCAAATCCCCCTTCTGCCTTAAAAGACATTTTACCTACTACAAGAAAGGAAGATGTGGCTGCTGATAAGTGCCTGAATAATTTCAGCAAAGACAGACTCAAACGAAAAAGGAAGACTGCCTGTGTCCTGCAACCTGAGGATTTCATCAAGAAAAAAGATACAGAAGAAGCAGATGGGGGCCCTCAAAGTGTTAATTGCTGCCTTGGAGatgctgaaaagaaaagatgTGATGAAAGTGTTGCTGTTAATGAGAGTCACCTTTCTCAGAATAGAGCAAATAATACACTAACAGAACTTGAAGAAGCAGGAGGATCCACATGGAAGAAAGCTACTGAGGAGGTCACTGGCAAGCACTGTGATGGGGAACTAGAAGTGTATAACTGTGATcagaaaagcaccaaaaaaagaagTTCTGCAGCAAAAAGATGCAGGCATTCTAGTAGAACTATGTGTGCTCTACAGTTAGTAGTGGATAGAAGCTCTGTTTTCCCTGATCCAGCTGAGCCACAGATTGATAGCTATCCAAGCAGTGGAGAGCCCAGGAAAGTCGATTCTGAGCAAAAGCAAGTCAGACGCAGCAGAAGGCTTCAGTTACTTACTGAGGAAATgacaaaagaaacaagaaaaggacTAATGGGAGCAAGAAAGAGTAACAGTGATCATGGAAGGTGTGCCTCTGGAGGCCAAAGGAATGTGGTAACTGACTCTGCTGAATGCAAAGACCTGTGTGAGCCTCGAGATACGTTGAGTTACAAGCCAGCCACTAATTTGAAAGGAGGTGATCTGGAAGCAAATGAAATGCAGGTTAGTCTAAAGAATTTATCTGACACTGCAGAAACTGGGAAAAGTCTGTTCAGTCCTTCACGTCAGCCTTCAAACTGTGGTCCCACTGCACCTCACACAAGTTCTCAAGACAGAGAAATACAAGGTAGCCCTCTCCTCCTGCAACCTCCTTCAGTGACTGCTGTGCAAACTGCTTCTCACCAGACTGAAGAGACGACTGAATCACATACTGCCTTTCCCCAGGAGTGTGGGCATGATTCACAGAGTGTTCCAGGAGACTTCAAAACTGACAAGTTGCCAATGGCTAAAAATGTTTTGGAGTTGACTAAGGAGGCTGAAGACAGTGAATTAGACACGCAGTATCTGCGAAATATATTTAGGCATTCAAAGCGCTCATCCTTTAGCCTTTTTCAGACTCCCAGGCAGGCACATGCAGTGGAAGGTCCTGCTTCTGAAACTTTATcatgtgctgctcagggagaaaataaacataGCAAACAATTACAACCAGAAAGCTtgcaagaagagaaaacagctgCTCAAAGCTTGAGCAGGGTTTCTGAGCAAGAGAAGCTTAAGACCTGTGAGTCTGCCCATGTTGATTGTGTGTCTTCCTTTGTTgtcagcacaggagagcacaGGAATTATAtttcacaggctgcaggggaagggactctggCAGCAGTGACAAGAACAGGGACTGCTCAGACTGAGGACAAAACCAGATTGCTACAAGAAGAGCAGGGCCATGAAAAGCCAGTGTCAACTGAGATAGGGATAGAAAGTGAGTTGAGACAGAATGCCATGAAAAATAGAAGCCAGAGTGATCAGAGTAACACAGAGAAGCATGATTCCAAAGAAATGGATTTAAACACAGGCCAGGAAACAGGCTTCAGTTCAGAAAGCAATCAAGCAGGAGAGACTGAAGTTGTTGATTGCAAAGGACCAACTCTACATTTTCAATCCAAATCAGTTATTTGTCCTGCAGCTTGTCAGCAAAGCCCTGCTGAATTCAGCTGTGTAGTCACTAGGACAAAAAgtagcaaaagagaaagaaaatgtgtaaagGGGAATGAAGAACAAGCAGCCCAAACTGTTAGCACAGCAATGCCTGAGTGTTTAGCTGCAGAGGCTCTAGAAGAACCTCTTAGAGGGAACAGTGATCTTACAGGTTTGTCTGAAACTCCTGATGGCTTGCtgtgctctgatgttgaagAGAACACCAGCTTATGTGAAGCTGATAGGAAAGAGCAATCTGCAGTGTTTGTAAAAAGTGACAATGCCCTGGGAAAAGAACTGCACAATAGAAATGCAAGTTCTAAGCCAAGATCTCGAGGCATTCACAAGTCTCGAAGGCGAGTGCAGAAACTGCCATCTTCAGATGAAGAGTCCTGCGAGGATGAAGACTTACCATGCTTTCAGACGTTAATCTTCAGCAAATCAGCAAGCACACCTTTGCAGAGTGATAAACAAATGACATCTGTGGTAGAGTCTCCAGTGAGTCCCAACACGTTTCCTCACGGTGTGAGTAATGATGACAATGTTGTGCAGAAAGTGCCTGAAGCTGCCCAAAGTAACGTGTGTGTTTCACCAAGCCAGGAATCAGAATGCTCTGTCAacttattttcttcccagtcCAACATGTCTGAAGAATCAGTTAATGGAGCACAAGAGCTGAAGAAGCATTTACCAGAAGCTCATGTATCCAAACAAATGAGCAGTGTGAATGACAGTGAAGAGACTTTCCAAAATTGTGATGGAGGGCTGAAGAGAACTGAAGATGAATGCCAAGAAGACCCAGACATGGGAGCAAACCTAG GTGAAGCATCTGGATACGACAGCGAAATAAGTATTGTAGAAGATTCATGTGGACCACTCTCTCAGGGTGAAATCCTCACTACACAG CAAAAGAATGCTATGCAAAATAGCCTGAAAAAGCTTCAGCAGGAAATGGCTGTGCTTGAAGCAGTGCTAAAGCAGCATGGAAGTCAGAACTGTGAAGCTTTACCTGTCCATAGGGAACCGCCACATGCTGGTACTGAAGGAACATTTGAAATGGATCaaatgagagaaggaaaaag GTCTCCAGAATTGTTGCTTCCATCTTCTAAATCATCTTCAACACAGAGATCAGATCTGGAGAAAGGCCTTGAGTGTGACAGTGTTCTAAAGAATGAAAGTCCCTCTGAAAAGACAAAACCTGTGCAGGAAGCAGTGCAAGAATACAGGCAGTGTCAGCTTGAAGCAG aaaatgcagaggagcagaaatcTGGGACCAGGCAAAACAGCACATCTGTCTCATCAGATCTTTTTGGAAATGTGACCCAGAGTCCAAATAACTCTTCCTCTTCTGTAGGGCTTTTTACCCCTCAAACTGCAGAAGCCACAGATGAGCCTGTCATACCTCAGAACACTGATAAAAGCTGTGGCCCAGGACACAAATTGAAGAAAcgtgtttgttttcctgcacCTGTTCTGGACAATGtaactgggaaagaaaatgctACAAGTCCAGTTGTGACTAAGAGGAAGGAGATGTCAATTGTGGCATCAGGTCTGAATCACAGTGAGCTT TTGGTGGTCCAGAAGTTTGTGAAAAAAACTCAGAGCACTTTATCTAATCACATTACCGAAGGAACAACCCATGTCATAATGAAAACAG ATGAGGAGCTGGTGTGTGAACGGACACTGAAGTACTTCCTGGGCATTGCAGGAGGAAAATGGGTAGTTAGTTATCAGT GGATAATTCagtcttttaaagaaagaaggatACTGGATGAG GAGAACTTTGAAGTTCGAGGAGATGTAATCAATGGGCGGAACCACCAAGGTCCTAAGAGGGCCAGACAGGCTCTGACTGAAAAG ATCTTTAAAGACTTTGAGATCTGTTGCTATGGACCTGTCACTGATATGACTACAG AACATCTGGAGTGGATGGTGGAGCTGTGTGGTGCCTCTGTGGTGAAGCAGCCTGATCTGTTCACACACACAGCA AATTCTACTGCTGTTGTGGTTGTGCAGCCAGATGCCTGGAAGGAAAACACGGATTATAGAG CAATCCACCAGCAGAACAACGTTGCCGTGGTAACTCGGGAATGGGTCTTGGACAGTGTGGCTTGCTATGAGTGCCAGGAGTTCGGTGCTTACCTCATGTCCTAA